Below is a genomic region from Thermodesulfobacteriota bacterium.
AGCTTTCTCGACTTAGACAAGACCCCCTCGGCCATGCACGAAATTTTTGGCATCCGGAAGGAATATCGCAACTATGTCCACAACGGCGTCATCTTCCTCCTCCACAAGGTCGGCCTTGTGGGGTTGGGCCTCTTTGCGGTCCTTCTTGTCTTTTTGTTCCGGAAGCTCCGGCTCGACGGCGCAACCCAGAGGTGCCTGCTGGCCCAAGGGCAGCTGCATGAGGTGTGTCTGGTGCAGGCGGCCCGCCTCTATGTCCTCCTGTCGGTGCCCACCAGCGTGATCGGCACGGAGATTCTGCAGTATCCGGGCAACGTGGCCATGGGCTTGTTGCTGGGTGGCGCCCTGGCTTTGCGGAAACGCCTGGCCCAGCGCCTCGTCCGATCCAGCCGGTCGGTGACGCAATGGGCCACCGCTCCCCGGTTGCGACTGACGCTTGACGAAGGTGGGGGGCAGGGGGTAAAAGCCTGAGTCGCTGCCGTGCTGGCGAGGGCGACTTCGGCGGCACTTGGCGCATCATGTGACAGCGTATGGGATTTGTATCGCTCGTGCTGCACCAAGTGCAGGCTGGATTCGACGATGACGGCATCTACGTGATGCCGGCGGCAGCCTTGGCCCAGCTTCTGGACAAGGCCGTGGCCCGAGGTTGCGCGGTCCGCTCCATGGTCGAGGCCCGGCAGGAGCCAACTGCGGGCCGTGTGCTGGCCCTGACCTTCGATGACGGCTTCCAGAGCGACTACTCCCTGGCGGCGCCGCTGATGCTGGATCGCGGACAGAGCGCCACCTTTTTCATCACGACCAGCTTCGTGGGCACAGCCGGCTACGTGGGCTGGCCCGCAGTGCGGGAACTGGCGGCCCTGGGCTTCGAGGTGGCTTCACACAGCCATGGCCACCCCTTCCTGAGTCGTCTGCCCACGGCGGCACTGCTGGCCGATCTCCGGGAGTCGCGGCAGCGGCTGGAGGATGCGATCAGCCGGCCAGTTCCCGGACTGGCGCTGCCTTTCGGGGATGGCAGCCGTCGCGTTTTCGACGCGGCGTGGCGGGCAGGCTATCAGTATGTGGCCACCTCGATGCCCGGTCGCAACCGGCCTGGCCAGCGTGTTCTCGGCCGTATCAGTGTGCACCGGCGATTCCCGGGGGGGCTTCTGGACGCTATCCTCGATGGTCGCACGTGGCCTTTGTGGCGTCTGGGGGCAGAATACCGTCTCAAAGCTCTGATCAAGGCATGCGTCGGGTTCGACAACTACCGCCGGCTGCGGCGGCGGATTGCGGAGTACTATTGATGGTGATCCCCTTTTGGATGACGGCCGGCATTCTGGTCTACACATACGTCGGCTATCCAGGCCTGCTGTGGCTCGTGGCGCGGCTGGCGTGCCGGTCTGCCGCACCGGCTCGATCCCGAAGGGGCCAGGAAGACCTGCCGGGGGTGACGGTCGTGGTGGCAGCCCTTAATGAGGAGCGGGTCATCGGCGAGCGGATCAAGAACCTTCTGGCCCAGGACTACCCCCAGGACCGCCTGGAGATCGTCATCGCTTCGGACGGCTCCACCGATCGCACCTGCGAGGTAGCCCGGGAGGTTGGTGGACCGGCGGTGCGGGTGTTCGATTTTTCGAAGCGACAGGGGAAAGCTCGGGTGCACAACGAGGTGGTGCCCCAAGCCAGCCACTCCGTGGTGGTTTTCACGGACGCCGACACCGAATTCGACCCGGCCTGCGTGCGTCATCTGGCCTCGGCCCTGGCGGACCCGGCGGTGGGCTGCGTGGTCGGCAACCTAGTGTACCGCTCCCGGGAGACGGCGGTAGCCCAGGCGGAGGGGGCCTACTGGCGGTATGAGAAGGCTCTGCGCCGCTCGGAGAGCCGCCTCGGCCTTTTGGCCACGGCCACCGGTGCGGTGATGGCCGTTCGCGCGGAGTGCTGGCGGGATCTTACGCCCATTGACGATTCGGACTTCACCACCCCTCTGGATGTGATGCTCCAAGGGCGCCGGGTGGTGCAGGTGGAGGAAGCGCTGGCTTACGACATCCCGCCAGCTACCGCCCGGGGCGAGCTGCGGGCTCGCATGCGCCAGACCTCCAAGAACCTGGTGGGCACCCTCCGGCGGTGGGGAGTGCGGGGCTGGCTGGAGCACCCCCTGGCCAGCTGGGGCCTAGTCTCCCATAAGCTGCTGCGTTGGTGCACGGCCTTCTTCCTGGTGACGCTCCTGGCGCTGAACCTGACTCTGGTGCAAGAGGGGACGATCTTCCGGCTGTTCCTGACCGCCCAGGGACTCTTCTATCTGGCCGCTCTTGCTGGGTTTGTCGGTGATGGCCGGCAGCTGCGGCTGCCCCTGGCCTCTCCCATCTTCAGCTTTGTCTTGGCCAGCATCGGCATGGGGATCGGTGTCATCAAGGGCTGCGCCGGTCGGGCACCGGCGACCTTCAGTACAGTGGATTGACGAGGAACTGTCGGCCAGGAAGAGGAGACCGCCGCCCATGGATGAGGTTACCCGGATCAGGCAGGCCTATCAGCGCCGCGACCAGCAGGGCAAACGGGGTCTCTATTCCTGCTTTCGTTCAGACATCCTCTATTCCATCCAACGGCGGGAAGCGGAGCTGTTCGATCTGTTCAAGGCCGAAGGAATCAGCGATCTCAGCGGGCTGGAGATTTTGGACCTGGGCTGCGGCAACGGCGCCATAATCAGGGACTTCGTCCGGTATGGCGCACGGCCGGAGCACCTCCATGGTCTGGACCTGTTGCCGGATCGGATCGAGGAGGCCCAAGGCGTCAACCCCAATATCGACTTCCGCTGCGGCAATGCGGAACGCCTGCCCTATGGCGATGGCCAGCTCGACATGGTGATCCTCTTCACGGTCTTCACCTCTATTCTGGATCCCGGGATGAGGCGAAATATTGCTGCCGAGGTGCTGCGTGTGCTCAAGCCCGGTGGGATCATCATCTGGTACGACTACCACATGAATAATCCCCGCAACCCGGATGTCCGTGGGGTCAAGAAGGACGAAATCACGAACCTGTTTCCGGGATGCCGATTCCGCTGCCGGCGTACGTCCCTGGCCCCGCCGCTCGCTACCATTCTGGCGCCGGTGTCCTGGATCCTGTGCACCTGTCTCGAGATGCTCCGTTTTTTGAATACCCACTACCTGTGCCTCATCCGCAAGCCGTGAGCCACGGTTTGCCGTGGTCGCGCCAGGAGAAGCGCGTGGAAAACCCATTGAGAGCACAGACGCCCCAGGAGGCCATCATCGAGGCTCGGCCGATCGGTGAGGTCCAGGATGAGGCACTGGAGAGCTTCCTGGCCAGCCAGCTGGCCTTCGTCCTTGAAGCCAGCCCCTTTTACCAGGCCAAGCTCGGCAGCACCCCGGGGACCATACCCCGCAAGGCCGACGAGTTGCAGCGGCTTCTGGCCGGGCTGCCCTTCACCACCAAGGCCGAGGTTCTGGCCGACCAGGAAGGGAGCCCACCCTTCGGCCGCAACCGCTGTGCCGAGCCTGCGGCCATTCTGCGGGTGCACAAGACCTCCGGCACTACGGGCCGGCCGGTGCTTTTGGCCTACACCGCCGAGGACATTCGCCTGACGGTGCAGGCAGGCGCCCGCTGCTTCCGGGCCGCCGGCCGGGGGCCCGGGAACATGGTGGCGCACTGCCTCAATTACTGCATGTGGGCAGGCGGCTATACTGACCATCAGAGCCTTGAGGCTACCGGCGCGGCGGTGATCCCCTTCGGAGTGGGCAACTCTCGAAATCTTCTGGAGACCATCCTTCTGCTCCGAGCAGACGCTATCCACTGCACCCCCTCGTACATGATCAAGCTGGAGGAGATTGTCCGGGACGAGCTGGGCATGGAGCCTGCTGCCCTGGGCCTGAAGCTGGGCCTGTTCGGTGCCGAGGCTGGTCTCGAAGATCCCAACTTCCGCCAGCAGCTGGAAGCCACCTGGGGGATGCGGGCCATGAACGCCAACTATGGCATGTCCGACGTCTTGTCCATGTTCGGCGCCGAGTGTGCCGAGCGACGGGGGCTCCATTTCTTCGGTCAGGGGATCGTTCACGTCGAGATCATCGATCCCGAGTCCGGCTGCGGCCGGGCCATCGAGGCGGGCGCTGCCGGTGAGCTGGTGCTGACCAATCTGCGCAAACGGGCTCAGCCCATGATCCGATACCGGACCGGGGACGTTATCGAAGTCTTGGGCACCGAGACCTGCGGCTGCGGCCGAGGCGGATTCCGTTTCCGGGTGCGGGGCCGGGCCGACGACATGATCGTGGTCAAGGGCCTCAATGTCTTTCCCTCGGCAGTGGCCGGGGTCGTCAACGAGCACCTGGGGGAGCTGACCGGTGCCTATGAGATCGTCATCAGCCGCCACAACCCGGTGCAGCGTTTCCTGGTGCGGGCCGAGGCCCGCGCCGAGGCGGCAGCAGACTGCCATGCCCGGCTGCTGGCAGCGCTCACCCGGCGCCTGACCATCCGGCCGGAGCTGGAGTTGCTGCCCGCCGGCTCCCTGCCCAGGACCGAAGGCAAGAGCAAGCGGATTCGTCGCGGGCTCTGAAAGGACATCCCCGGGACCAGTCTAGGCTGGTTGGCGGCACACTCCCGGAAGGAGGGAACATGTATATCAAACGAGCGAGCACGATTCAGGCATCGGAGATCGCCGACTACCTCAATGCCGAGCTGCACGGTGCCGATTTCGCCGTTCAGGGTCCAGGGTCGGGCAGCAGCCCGGTCGCCCAGTCCCTCATCTATCTCGAGGATGCGGCACAGGCCGGGGATATCGATTGGGGGGGCACGGCAGAGGTCCTGGTTATTACACCGTCTCCTGTGCCGACATCACCCCGCTCGGCTTTCATCCTGTCGGCCAACCCCCGCCTGGACTTTGCGGTGGTCATGCACGAGTTCTTCCTCCAAGAGCTGGAGCACCGCATCCATCCCATCGCCCAGGTGGATCCAGGCGCGTCGATCGAGCGTAACGTGCTCATTGCAGCTAACGCTGCCATCGGCCCGGGAGTGACGATCGGCCGCAACAGCGTCATCATGAACAATGTGGTGGTCGTCGGCCCCGTGACTATCGGCAGCGACTGCGTCATCAAGAGCAACACCGTCATCGGCACCGAGGGGTATGCCTTTGTCGCCAGCCTGAATGGAAGGCCGATGCACGTCCCGCAGCTGGGTACCATCCACATCGGCGACCGGGTCTGGATCGGCGCCAACGCCACGGTGGAGCGATCGGAGATCAGGGACACGATCATCGGTGCCGACACCAAGATTGACGACCTGGTCCACATCGGCGGCGGCAGCCTGGTAGCCGATCATTGCATGGTCACCGCCGGCGTCATCGTCGGACGAGAGGTGCGGATCGCCACTGGCGCCTGGCTGGCACCGGGGGCCACAGTGCGTAACGGCGTCACCATCGGCCGGAATGTGGTGGTCGGCCAAGGTTGCGTGGTGGTGAAGGATCTGGAGGCGAACGGTGTCTACGTTGGCGTTCCGGCCCGCTTCCTCCGCAAGAATACCGGGAGCGTCATCGATGAATAAGCCAACTCGCCAGTTTGACGAGAAGCTGTCGCCCTTCCTGCGGCTGAAGCTGGAGGAGCTGCACGCGACCTTCGGCCCCGGATCCCAGCAATACCTGGGCCTGGCCCGCCAGTACCTCCGGGATGACCGGGAGGCCCTGGAAGGCCTGGAGAACAACGTCAAGCATTACGAGGCCGGCCTGGAGGTGGAGAGCCACGGCGAGGCCCTGCATGGCATGGAGCGCCTGTACCGGCACACCATCGTCATCGAGCCGACCTTCGTCTGCGCTGCCCATTGCCGGTACTGCCTGCGCAGCCACTATCCCCGCCACACGTTGACCGAGGCGCAGATTACCGAGATTGCCAAGTTCTGCGGGGCGCCGGAGCGGCGGGATGAGGTCAACGAGGTCCTGATCACCGGCGGCGATCCCCTCATGATCCCCAAGCGCCTCAATTTTCTCATCGAGGCCCTCCTGGAGCATGCGCCCAACGTCCGCACCTTCCGTATCGGCTCCCGTCTCATGACCCAGTACCCTCAAAAGGTCGATGACGCGGTGTTTGCGGTGTTCCGCAACAAGCCGGAGGTCCGGTTCGAGATCGCAACCCAAATCAGCCATCCGGTCGAGTTCTTCCCGGAGACCTGCGCCATCTTCAAACGCGTTCGCGACCTGGGCATCAAGATCTACTCCCAGAATGTCCTACTGAAAGGGGTCAACGACGACATCGACACCCTCGTGCGGCTCTATGATCTCATGCGCGTCCATGATCTGGAGCCCCACTACCTGTTCCATTGTGTGCCGATGCGGGGTATCCACCACCTTCGCACCAGCGTCGACACGGGTATCCGTCTCATCCGCCAGCTGGTCATGGGCGGTCTCATCTCCGGCCGAGCCAAGCCCATGTTTGCGGCCATGACTGACATCGGCAAGATCACCTTCTACGAGGGGGTGATCCGCGCGCGCCGGGACGGCTGGCTTCTGTTACAGAGCCAGTACCGGATGGCGGACCGCCTGGCCCACAATCCGAGCTGGGTGCTGCCAGCCAACGCCGAGGTGGACGGAGACGGCCTGTTGCGGGTCTGGTATCTGGACGGCAGTGACGAGCCGGCGTGAGGGTTCCGTTCGTGTCCCTGAGAATGCATCCGGTTCCCCCGGTTTCGCTACCGTCGACGGTTATTGAAGGGCTCACCTACCGGGCCGTGGCGCCGGCCGATTCCCTGGATGGGGTCAACGACCTGTTTCGTCGAACTTTCCCGGACGGCTATTGGCAGGGCTCCTTTGCCGCCTACTGGCGCTGGGTCAACGGCAGCCCGTCCGGTCCCGGCCACCTCTTCACCGCCAGCGACGGCGACCGGGTGGTGGGGGCGCTGAGCTTCCTGTCTGAACGGCTGATCGGCCACGGGGGCCAGTATCTCGGGGTGCAGGCCGGGAATGCCATGACCGATCCCGACTACCGGCGGCGAGGCATCTACACCAACATCAGCCACGTCGCCTTCGAATCCCTGGCCGCCTCCGGCGTCGATCTGGTCTTCGGCTATACCTTGAACGAGCGGGTGCTGCAAACCGAGATGAAGATCGGCTACCGCCGCATGGGGGACGGGGTGAGCTACGTCGCGCCCCTCCATCTGGGGCGCTTGCTGGGCCATCGGCTTCCGGCCCTGGACCGGCCGTGGTGCCGGGCAATCACCGGCCGTGGCCTGCTGCGCCTGGGCCGATGGCTGGCAGGCAGGGGGCTGAAAGAAGCCGCAGGGGTGGTCGTCCGGGAGGTGGACCGGCCGCCCGCGGAGGCCGAAGCCCTGGCGGTTGCCCGCCGGGACAGGCGCCAATACGAGATCCTGAAGGATCTTCGGCAGCTGGCCTGGAAATACGCGCCGGCGCCGGTGGCCGGTGGCAATGGCTTCCGCTTTTTGACGGCCCGGCGGCAGGGCCGCCTGCTGGGTTTTGCCGTCTGCGGTCGCCGGGAGATCCAGGGGGCACCAGGACTGGCCATCTACGAGGTGGTGACCGAGCCGGCGGCCGAGCGGCCGGCGTCTCTGGCCCTGGGCCGACGGCTGGTGGAGCTTGCAGAACACGCCGGCCTGGCGCTGGTAGCCTGTGTTGCCGATGAGAACGGCCCACTGGCCCCCGTGCTGCCCAGGCTGGGCTTCGTGAAGACCGATCACCGCTTCAAGGGCATCATCAAAGTCCTCAACCCGGCCCTGCCGGAGACCCTCCAGGAGGCATCCTTCTGGCGCCACAGTTGGGGGGCCATGGATTACTTCTGACCAGGACCTGCCGGTGGTGGCAGGCTCCGGAACGACAACTGGCAACACCAACGCGGACGGACGCGCCCGGGGCTTACCCATCATGCCTTGGGAGAGTAGACTAACAACACCGGCACAGCCGTGCCAGGTGCGGCCTCCTCCCACGGGCTCGACCCCCAGGGGCGGGACACCTGGCATGCCGGCCACCTGTTCCTGCTGGAGCGAAGTGATGACGCGAAGGAACCCGGCATGGACTTGACCATACGTCCCATGACGCAACAGGATCTGTCGGCCGTGGTCGAGATCCACAAGGGATCGTACCAGGAGGATCACGTCACCTCCCGGTACTCGCCGAGGCTGCTCCATGAGCTGTACCGGCAGGTGCTCACCACCAACCGGTACTGCTTTGTGGCTTGCCTGCGGGGACAGGTGGCGGGGTTCCTGCTTGCCGGTGAGCACACCCGGCAGGCAGTGAACGTCTTTTTATGGGGCAACAAGCTGGGTCTGCTCGCCACTGTTCTTCGCCACCCTTCGTTCTTGCGCTCCAGCGTTGTCGGCCTCATGCACCGGATCACCGCCAAAGAGGAGCCGGTAGTGGCGGTCAAGATCTTGTCCATCGCCGTGGCCGCAAACCAGCAGCGTCGCGGCATCGGCCAGGCGCTCCTGGAGCATCTGGAAATACAGCTCCGGCGGGATGGCGTGCCTGCCTATGGGCTGTTCGTGAAGAGAAGCAATACCCCGGCCATCGCCTTCTATCGGCGCAACGCTTTTCTGGCGGCGCGGGAGACCGACCAATCCATCTACTTCGAAAAACAGCTCGACGGCCCCGCTCCCCCCACCGGCGTGTGAACGGGCCACCGCCGACCGACCCTGCACACCACCATGCCCGCGACCCCGGCATTCCTGCCTTTTGCCCTGCCTCTCCTCGGTGAGGAGGAGATCGCCGAGGTGACGGCGGTGATGCGATCCGGCTGGCTCACCACCGGCCCCCGGGCTCGTGCCTTCGAGCAGGAATTCGCGGCCTTTGTCGGTGGCCGCTATGCCCTGGCCGTGAACAGCGCCACCGCCGGGCTGCACCTGGCCCTGGAGGCCATCGGCATCGGGCCCGGCGACCGGGTGCTCACCAGCCCGTACACCTTCACGGCCACTGCCGAGGTGGTGCGCTATCTCAGGGCGGACGTGGTATTCGCCGACATCGAGCCCGGAACGTGCAATCTGGATCCCACCCAGGCAGCCACGGCCCTGGCCCGCCATCCAGAAGTCAGGGCGATTATGCCGGTCCATTTTGCCGGCCAAGCCTGCGACATGGCGGCCTTGGGCACCCTCGCCGCCCGGCATGGCGCCCGCATCGTAGAGGATGCTGCTCACGCACTGCCGACCACCTGGGACGGTCGCCTGATCGGCGGTTTCGGGGACCTCACCGTCTTCAGCTTTTATGTCACCAAGACTCTGGCCACCGGCGAGGGTGGAATGGTGGTGACGGACAACCCGGCTCATGCCGAGCGAATTTCCACCATGCGGCTGCACGGCATCAACCGGGACGTCTTCGATCGCTACTCGGCCACCCGACCCTCCTGGTACTACGAGGTGGTGGCGCCCGGCTTCAAGTACAACATGACCGACTTGGCAGCCGCCATCGGCATCCATCAGCTGCGCAAGGTCAACGCCTTCCAGGCCCGCCGGGCCTGGATCGCCGGGCGCTATGCCGAGGCCTTCCGGGATCTGCCCTTGCGGCTGCCGGCGGTGGTGCGACCCCAGGAAACTCATGCCTGGCACCTGTTCGTCATCCAGCTCGATCTTCCCTCCCTCGCCATCGGCCGGGACCGCTTCATTGAGCTGATGTGCGAGGCCGGCATCGGCACCAGCGTCCATTTCATCCCCCTGCACCTTCAACCGTACTGGCGGGACCGGTACGGCCTGCAGCCCGAGGATTTTCCCGAGGCTTACGGGGTCTACCAACGGGCGGTGAGCCTGCCCATCTACCCGAAGATGACCGACGAGGACGTGGAGCGGGTGATCGCGGCGGTGCGGGGCATTCTTCTCCGGTACCAGGCATGACGGCCAAGCGGCTTTTCGATCTGGCCTTGACCATCCCTGGCCTTCTGCTTCTCTCGCCGCTCCTCCTGGGCATCGCTCTTTGGATCCGTTTCGACAGCCCTGGACCGGTGCTGTTCCGCCAGCGGCGGGTAGGGAAGGGCGGCCGGCCGTTCTTTGTTCTCAAGTTTCGGACCATGGTGGTGGACGCCGAGGCCAGAGGCCCCAAGATCACGGTCGGTGACGATCCGAGGATCACCCGTAGCGGCCGTTTCCTGCGCCAGTCCAAGCTGGACGAGCTGCCGCAGCTCCTCAATGTGGTCAAGGGCGACATGAGCCTGGTAGGTCCACGGCCTGAGGTCCCGGAATACGTAGCCCTGTATCCGCCAGAGGTCCGGGAGGAGGTCTTGAGCACTCCCCCCGGCATCACCGACTTCGCCTCCATCGAATTCAAGGAAGAGAGCCGCATCCTGGCCGAGGCGGGCGATCCCCATCGGGCTTACCTGGAGACCATCCTGCCCATCAAGCTCGCCCACTACCGCCGCTATGTCCGCAAACGCTCCCTGGCTTTGGATCTGCTCCTGATTGTGAGGACCATCTGGGCTATCGCCGTTCGCTCCTGAGGCGGAGGAAAGGGCGACGGCCGTCGCCGCTTGCACAGCCGAGAAGCTGAGCCATGCCTGCAGCCGCCCCGGGAA
It encodes:
- a CDS encoding radical SAM protein, with amino-acid sequence MNKPTRQFDEKLSPFLRLKLEELHATFGPGSQQYLGLARQYLRDDREALEGLENNVKHYEAGLEVESHGEALHGMERLYRHTIVIEPTFVCAAHCRYCLRSHYPRHTLTEAQITEIAKFCGAPERRDEVNEVLITGGDPLMIPKRLNFLIEALLEHAPNVRTFRIGSRLMTQYPQKVDDAVFAVFRNKPEVRFEIATQISHPVEFFPETCAIFKRVRDLGIKIYSQNVLLKGVNDDIDTLVRLYDLMRVHDLEPHYLFHCVPMRGIHHLRTSVDTGIRLIRQLVMGGLISGRAKPMFAAMTDIGKITFYEGVIRARRDGWLLLQSQYRMADRLAHNPSWVLPANAEVDGDGLLRVWYLDGSDEPA
- a CDS encoding glycosyltransferase family 2 protein, with amino-acid sequence MVIPFWMTAGILVYTYVGYPGLLWLVARLACRSAAPARSRRGQEDLPGVTVVVAALNEERVIGERIKNLLAQDYPQDRLEIVIASDGSTDRTCEVAREVGGPAVRVFDFSKRQGKARVHNEVVPQASHSVVVFTDADTEFDPACVRHLASALADPAVGCVVGNLVYRSRETAVAQAEGAYWRYEKALRRSESRLGLLATATGAVMAVRAECWRDLTPIDDSDFTTPLDVMLQGRRVVQVEEALAYDIPPATARGELRARMRQTSKNLVGTLRRWGVRGWLEHPLASWGLVSHKLLRWCTAFFLVTLLALNLTLVQEGTIFRLFLTAQGLFYLAALAGFVGDGRQLRLPLASPIFSFVLASIGMGIGVIKGCAGRAPATFSTVD
- a CDS encoding N-acetyltransferase; translation: MDLTIRPMTQQDLSAVVEIHKGSYQEDHVTSRYSPRLLHELYRQVLTTNRYCFVACLRGQVAGFLLAGEHTRQAVNVFLWGNKLGLLATVLRHPSFLRSSVVGLMHRITAKEEPVVAVKILSIAVAANQQRRGIGQALLEHLEIQLRRDGVPAYGLFVKRSNTPAIAFYRRNAFLAARETDQSIYFEKQLDGPAPPTGV
- a CDS encoding phenylacetate--CoA ligase family protein; its protein translation is MENPLRAQTPQEAIIEARPIGEVQDEALESFLASQLAFVLEASPFYQAKLGSTPGTIPRKADELQRLLAGLPFTTKAEVLADQEGSPPFGRNRCAEPAAILRVHKTSGTTGRPVLLAYTAEDIRLTVQAGARCFRAAGRGPGNMVAHCLNYCMWAGGYTDHQSLEATGAAVIPFGVGNSRNLLETILLLRADAIHCTPSYMIKLEEIVRDELGMEPAALGLKLGLFGAEAGLEDPNFRQQLEATWGMRAMNANYGMSDVLSMFGAECAERRGLHFFGQGIVHVEIIDPESGCGRAIEAGAAGELVLTNLRKRAQPMIRYRTGDVIEVLGTETCGCGRGGFRFRVRGRADDMIVVKGLNVFPSAVAGVVNEHLGELTGAYEIVISRHNPVQRFLVRAEARAEAAADCHARLLAALTRRLTIRPELELLPAGSLPRTEGKSKRIRRGL
- a CDS encoding polysaccharide deacetylase family protein is translated as MGFVSLVLHQVQAGFDDDGIYVMPAAALAQLLDKAVARGCAVRSMVEARQEPTAGRVLALTFDDGFQSDYSLAAPLMLDRGQSATFFITTSFVGTAGYVGWPAVRELAALGFEVASHSHGHPFLSRLPTAALLADLRESRQRLEDAISRPVPGLALPFGDGSRRVFDAAWRAGYQYVATSMPGRNRPGQRVLGRISVHRRFPGGLLDAILDGRTWPLWRLGAEYRLKALIKACVGFDNYRRLRRRIAEYY
- a CDS encoding class I SAM-dependent methyltransferase, with translation MDEVTRIRQAYQRRDQQGKRGLYSCFRSDILYSIQRREAELFDLFKAEGISDLSGLEILDLGCGNGAIIRDFVRYGARPEHLHGLDLLPDRIEEAQGVNPNIDFRCGNAERLPYGDGQLDMVILFTVFTSILDPGMRRNIAAEVLRVLKPGGIIIWYDYHMNNPRNPDVRGVKKDEITNLFPGCRFRCRRTSLAPPLATILAPVSWILCTCLEMLRFLNTHYLCLIRKP
- a CDS encoding DapH/DapD/GlmU-related protein — translated: MYIKRASTIQASEIADYLNAELHGADFAVQGPGSGSSPVAQSLIYLEDAAQAGDIDWGGTAEVLVITPSPVPTSPRSAFILSANPRLDFAVVMHEFFLQELEHRIHPIAQVDPGASIERNVLIAANAAIGPGVTIGRNSVIMNNVVVVGPVTIGSDCVIKSNTVIGTEGYAFVASLNGRPMHVPQLGTIHIGDRVWIGANATVERSEIRDTIIGADTKIDDLVHIGGGSLVADHCMVTAGVIVGREVRIATGAWLAPGATVRNGVTIGRNVVVGQGCVVVKDLEANGVYVGVPARFLRKNTGSVIDE
- a CDS encoding sugar transferase, with translation MTAKRLFDLALTIPGLLLLSPLLLGIALWIRFDSPGPVLFRQRRVGKGGRPFFVLKFRTMVVDAEARGPKITVGDDPRITRSGRFLRQSKLDELPQLLNVVKGDMSLVGPRPEVPEYVALYPPEVREEVLSTPPGITDFASIEFKEESRILAEAGDPHRAYLETILPIKLAHYRRYVRKRSLALDLLLIVRTIWAIAVRS
- a CDS encoding DegT/DnrJ/EryC1/StrS family aminotransferase; its protein translation is MPATPAFLPFALPLLGEEEIAEVTAVMRSGWLTTGPRARAFEQEFAAFVGGRYALAVNSATAGLHLALEAIGIGPGDRVLTSPYTFTATAEVVRYLRADVVFADIEPGTCNLDPTQAATALARHPEVRAIMPVHFAGQACDMAALGTLAARHGARIVEDAAHALPTTWDGRLIGGFGDLTVFSFYVTKTLATGEGGMVVTDNPAHAERISTMRLHGINRDVFDRYSATRPSWYYEVVAPGFKYNMTDLAAAIGIHQLRKVNAFQARRAWIAGRYAEAFRDLPLRLPAVVRPQETHAWHLFVIQLDLPSLAIGRDRFIELMCEAGIGTSVHFIPLHLQPYWRDRYGLQPEDFPEAYGVYQRAVSLPIYPKMTDEDVERVIAAVRGILLRYQA
- a CDS encoding GNAT family N-acetyltransferase, with the protein product MSLRMHPVPPVSLPSTVIEGLTYRAVAPADSLDGVNDLFRRTFPDGYWQGSFAAYWRWVNGSPSGPGHLFTASDGDRVVGALSFLSERLIGHGGQYLGVQAGNAMTDPDYRRRGIYTNISHVAFESLAASGVDLVFGYTLNERVLQTEMKIGYRRMGDGVSYVAPLHLGRLLGHRLPALDRPWCRAITGRGLLRLGRWLAGRGLKEAAGVVVREVDRPPAEAEALAVARRDRRQYEILKDLRQLAWKYAPAPVAGGNGFRFLTARRQGRLLGFAVCGRREIQGAPGLAIYEVVTEPAAERPASLALGRRLVELAEHAGLALVACVADENGPLAPVLPRLGFVKTDHRFKGIIKVLNPALPETLQEASFWRHSWGAMDYF